The window GTACCGAGATTGAGAGATTCGCAACTGACTTGGGTGGCAGTCGCCTAGCGTCACAACAAATCAACAATTTCTTTTCCAAAATCTCTGGCGGTTTAAACACTGAAACCGAAGCCAATCAAGAACTCATTGAATGGTTACTGAATAAAGCACAAATACAAAGAATTCATAAGTTGCTAGCCGAAATGGACAGGCAAAACAAACGGACAGAACGTTTATATGCGCCAATTCAAGAATTCGTCGAAATTCTTAATAAATTCTTCAGAGACTCTAAAAAAACGGCCTCGGTCGACTCTCTTGGGCGACTTAATATTACTCAAGGTGGCTCACCAATACAGCTTTCCTCAATGTCATCCGGTGAAAAACAACTTCTCATACTACTAGCCCACGGAAGATTCGCCCGAAATCAACATGGCGTGGTTATCGTTGACGAACCTGAGGTTTCTCTTCACCTTCGGTGGCAAGAAATGTTGATTGATAGCATTTCTCCGGAGGATAGTGAGAATCAATTTATTTTCGCTACACACTCCCCTGAAATAGTCGGTTTCCGTAAGAATAATTGCGTGCAGGTAGGATAATATGTTAGAGAGAACTGACGCAGCCAAATATGCAATGACGGTATTCCATGAAAACTTCAACGATTTCGACATATACATCGAAGACACTGCACCTGGATATCAAAAAATATTTGCATCGCTTCTTAATCGTGCCATGGGTGATAATGTAACGATCGAACGAGTCTTTCCCCTCGGAAGCCGGAATAGAGTCATAGAAATGGCATCACGCGAACCCATTGGCGAAATAGCAAAGCGACCATCCGTATACTTAGTTGATGGCGATTTATATCTCTTAGCTGGAGAGATTCAGAATTTACCAAACAATGTGGTTGTACTACCTCGTTATTGCGTAGAAAATTTTCTAATTGAAGAAAATGCTCTAGCCTTAATCATGGATGACGAAGTTCCTGCCGAGACTATCGAAAAATTACGGCGTCAGTTCGACTACCATGGCTGGTTAACGCGCGCCGAGACACCATTGCGAGAACTTTTTATTGTTTTTGCAATTGCTCATAAGTTGCGATCTGGGATACAAACCGTATGCCGAGGTTATTCTAGCATTTGCGCTGATGCGACTGGCGAAATAGATCAAGGCAAAGTTCGCGCTATCTGCACAGAAATCACCGATCAACTAACAGCCCAATTTGGGCCCGACAACGTTGCACGGGCGCACGTCGAAATAGAGAACTCCATCAATAAATCAAAATGCTTTGTCTCTACCTATGTATCAGCCAAAGATTTTTCTCTCCCACTTTTAATTGCACGTATGCGAAGCGTTACAAGATCGAAAGCCCCGAATGTGAACTTGAAGATGCGCTTTTCACGCATATGTAATACAGATCCATTACGGGAAGTAGTAGACGCAATAAACAAGATCGTTAATCCGCCACACCAGGAATTTAATACGTGAAGAAAAATTATTACTTGAGTCCGGTACTGTATCGAAATTTCGGCACAGCACTATGACCAGTTTTCATCACTTCTGCCAAAATAATCGAACCTGCTCATTTAAAACTAGTTTTACCCATTTCAATCCCCACTACAACTCATCCTATTCCTCTAAAGTGCGACACCGCTAAATCAAATAAGCCAAATCGTGTCAGGTCAATCCCGATCTGGCAACAACCTTTCACACTGGCGACATAGTCCTCTCAATGACAACTTGCAACCCAGAGCAGTCTTTCAGACGAGTTCTACAAAGTGACTAGCGGGTGGGTAGGCTATAATGTATCTTACAAGCACATACGCAGTCGACGTCCCATCTAGATGGTGAATAATGCAGGAGCGTCGAATTGCGACCGGCTCTGCCCGTCGAAAACTAAACCGGCACAGCGACACCCATGCTTATTCTGAAGATTTCATACGATTAAGACTCAAAACATGGCAGTAAAGATCACGGCACACCTCGTTCAGCTTACATACGAAGCATCGCTTAGATCGTTCTGGAGAAAAGAGGCGCTTCGTAAATTTTTGCGGCAAACCCATGTCGCAGAAGGACACTTAGCGACTTGGTCACCAGACGAAAGTAAGCGCGATTTCCTCGATCGAACATTCGCTGCGCTTCAACGGAGCGAAAAAGGCAAGGCAGTGATCGGTGAGATCGCACTTTCCCTTGCCGAACAGACTACATTTCCGGACCTTCGCAATTGGGAAGATTCTGCGGACAAAATCCAAGATGCGTCCAAAGCAGTTAGGGAACTGAAGGCACTTATCGCCCGACAAGCAGAAGAGGTTCGATCTGAACGCGAACGTGAGACCGCGAAAGCAAAGGCACGCGAGGAGCGAGAGGAGCTTCAGCGCCAAAGAACCAGCCTCGCTGAATTGATGCAACGGCTCAACGAACTTGTGCCGCGGCAAGGGACAGCTCCAGGTGG of the Advenella mimigardefordensis DPN7 genome contains:
- a CDS encoding AAA family ATPase, translating into MEEQRIHLLNDQEKGFGQFIKGQRPLFLGLERRTGRYDDEPYYYEEDLAGRTYLRPSKRLQRESLDGLDSCQRLIERAYRNFRRMSDTTTSRLINVIVDSMFDYVELDSTDWPSTAEKSREFQKILERRTEIERFATDLGGSRLASQQINNFFSKISGGLNTETEANQELIEWLLNKAQIQRIHKLLAEMDRQNKRTERLYAPIQEFVEILNKFFRDSKKTASVDSLGRLNITQGGSPIQLSSMSSGEKQLLILLAHGRFARNQHGVVIVDEPEVSLHLRWQEMLIDSISPEDSENQFIFATHSPEIVGFRKNNCVQVG
- a CDS encoding DUF4435 domain-containing protein; the protein is MLERTDAAKYAMTVFHENFNDFDIYIEDTAPGYQKIFASLLNRAMGDNVTIERVFPLGSRNRVIEMASREPIGEIAKRPSVYLVDGDLYLLAGEIQNLPNNVVVLPRYCVENFLIEENALALIMDDEVPAETIEKLRRQFDYHGWLTRAETPLRELFIVFAIAHKLRSGIQTVCRGYSSICADATGEIDQGKVRAICTEITDQLTAQFGPDNVARAHVEIENSINKSKCFVSTYVSAKDFSLPLLIARMRSVTRSKAPNVNLKMRFSRICNTDPLREVVDAINKIVNPPHQEFNT